Proteins co-encoded in one Flavobacterium sp. M31R6 genomic window:
- the guaB gene encoding IMP dehydrogenase → MKAHISKIVGEGLTYDDVLLVPNYSNVLPREVSIQSKFSRNITLNVPIVSAAMDTVTESSMAIAMAQEGGIGVLHKNMTIEQQAAKVRKVKRAESGMIIDPVTLLMTATVADAKSAMREYGIGGIPIVDENKILKGIVTNRDLRFEKNGSRPIVEVMTSQNLVTVAEGTSLEQAEVVLQGHKIEKLPVVNDKKELVGLITFRDITKLTQKPNANKDKFGRLRVAAALGVTADAVERATALVNAGVDAVIIDTAHGHTKGVVDVLKAVKAKFPNLDVIVGNIATPEAALYLVENGADGVKVGIGPGSICTTRIVAGVGFPQFSAVLEVAAAIKGTGVPVIADGGIRYTGDIPKAIAAGADCVMLGSLLAGTMESPGETIIFEGRKFKSYRGMGSVEAMQEGSKDRYFQDVEDDVKKLVPEGIVGRVPYKGELNESMQQFIGGLRAGMGYCGSKDIATLQETGRFVRITASGINESHPHNVTITKEAPNYSR, encoded by the coding sequence ATGAAAGCACATATCTCTAAGATTGTCGGCGAGGGTTTAACCTACGATGATGTATTATTAGTTCCCAATTACTCGAATGTTCTTCCGCGCGAAGTGAGTATCCAATCAAAATTTTCAAGAAATATTACACTTAATGTTCCTATTGTATCTGCAGCTATGGATACTGTAACCGAAAGTTCTATGGCAATCGCTATGGCTCAAGAAGGTGGAATAGGTGTTTTGCATAAAAACATGACAATCGAGCAACAAGCAGCCAAAGTGCGTAAAGTAAAACGTGCAGAGTCTGGTATGATTATCGATCCAGTTACTTTATTAATGACAGCTACAGTTGCCGATGCTAAAAGTGCCATGAGAGAATATGGTATTGGTGGTATTCCAATTGTGGATGAAAATAAAATCCTAAAAGGAATTGTTACCAATAGAGATTTACGTTTTGAAAAAAACGGTTCAAGACCTATTGTTGAGGTTATGACAAGCCAAAATCTGGTAACTGTTGCCGAAGGGACTTCATTAGAACAAGCTGAGGTAGTTTTACAAGGTCATAAAATTGAAAAATTACCTGTAGTAAATGATAAAAAGGAGTTAGTTGGTTTGATCACTTTTAGAGATATTACCAAATTGACTCAAAAACCAAATGCCAATAAAGATAAATTTGGACGTTTGAGAGTAGCAGCCGCTTTGGGTGTTACTGCCGATGCTGTTGAAAGAGCAACTGCTTTGGTAAATGCAGGAGTAGATGCCGTAATTATCGATACTGCTCACGGACATACAAAAGGTGTGGTGGATGTGTTGAAAGCGGTTAAAGCTAAATTTCCAAATCTTGATGTAATCGTTGGTAATATTGCCACTCCAGAAGCTGCTTTGTATTTGGTTGAAAATGGTGCCGATGGTGTAAAAGTTGGAATAGGACCTGGTTCTATTTGTACAACTAGAATCGTTGCAGGTGTTGGTTTTCCTCAATTTTCTGCAGTGCTTGAAGTTGCCGCTGCCATAAAAGGAACAGGAGTTCCTGTAATTGCTGATGGTGGAATTCGTTACACAGGAGACATTCCTAAAGCGATTGCCGCTGGTGCAGATTGCGTAATGCTAGGTTCATTATTGGCCGGTACTATGGAATCTCCAGGTGAAACCATTATTTTTGAAGGAAGAAAATTCAAATCATACCGCGGAATGGGTTCTGTTGAAGCGATGCAAGAAGGTTCAAAAGATCGTTATTTCCAAGACGTGGAAGACGATGTTAAGAAACTTGTTCCAGAAGGAATCGTGGGGCGTGTGCCTTACAAAGGGGAGTTGAACGAAAGTATGCAACAATTCATTGGTGGTCTTCGAGCTGGTATGGGTTATTGCGGT
- a CDS encoding quinone-dependent dihydroorotate dehydrogenase: MYKIFIRPILFCFDPEKVHHFTFSLIRIVSKIPGVPSLFRFLYQVNDKRLETEVFGLKFKNPVGLAAGFDKNAVLYKELSNFGFGFIEIGTLTPKGQPGNDKKRIFRLVEDSAIINRMGFNNGGVLEAVERLKENNGVLIGGNIGKNKVTLNEDATSDYEICFDALYDYVDYFVVNVSSPNTPNLRALQEKEPLTQLLQTLQNKNLAKPKQTRGGAESSGAKPILLKIAPDLTDEQLLDIIDIVKETKIAGVIATNTTISRSGLKSCNQTETGGLSGKPLTSRSTEVIRFLSQKSNKAFPIIGVGGIHTAEDALEKLEAGASLIQLYTGFIYEGPALVKKINKAILSKK; the protein is encoded by the coding sequence ATGTACAAGATTTTTATACGTCCTATTCTTTTTTGTTTTGACCCTGAAAAAGTGCATCACTTTACTTTTTCATTAATTAGAATAGTCTCAAAAATTCCAGGAGTTCCTTCACTTTTTAGATTTTTATATCAAGTAAATGACAAAAGATTAGAAACCGAAGTTTTTGGTTTAAAGTTTAAAAACCCTGTAGGGTTAGCTGCTGGTTTTGATAAAAATGCTGTTTTATATAAAGAACTGTCTAATTTCGGTTTTGGGTTTATCGAAATTGGGACACTTACTCCAAAAGGACAACCCGGAAATGATAAAAAAAGAATATTTCGTTTGGTCGAAGATTCGGCAATTATTAATAGAATGGGTTTTAATAATGGAGGTGTTCTGGAAGCGGTTGAACGGTTAAAAGAAAATAACGGTGTTCTTATCGGAGGAAATATCGGAAAAAATAAAGTGACTTTAAACGAAGATGCTACTTCAGATTATGAGATTTGTTTTGACGCCTTATACGATTATGTGGATTATTTTGTAGTCAATGTGAGTTCTCCTAACACGCCAAATCTTAGAGCATTACAGGAAAAAGAACCGCTTACTCAATTACTTCAAACTTTACAGAATAAAAATTTGGCGAAGCCAAAGCAAACCCGAGGCGGAGCCGAATCGAGCGGAGCTAAACCAATACTGCTTAAAATTGCTCCGGATCTTACCGATGAGCAATTACTCGACATTATTGATATTGTAAAAGAAACTAAGATTGCAGGTGTAATCGCAACCAATACTACAATTTCCCGAAGTGGATTAAAATCTTGCAATCAAACGGAAACTGGTGGGTTATCCGGAAAACCATTGACTTCACGTTCTACTGAAGTGATTCGTTTTCTGTCTCAAAAAAGCAATAAGGCATTCCCGATTATAGGAGTTGGAGGAATACATACTGCAGAGGATGCTTTAGAAAAATTAGAAGCTGGTGCCAGTTTAATACAATTATATACGGGTTTTATCTATGAAGGCCCGGCATTGGTGAAGAAAATAAACAAAGCAATTTTGTCAAAAAAATAG
- a CDS encoding cation-translocating P-type ATPase, producing the protein MSATNGSISGLNKVEVEQSRIKNGLNSTEHQKKNNLLSSIIEMVKEPMFLLLLTATSIYFITADFGNGIFMTVAILLVSTISLYQESKSRNAIEALHKLTQPKSKVIRDSELMEIPSEEIVLGDCIQCEEGTFIPADGIIIQSNDFSVNESIITGESLAVFKSEKSENNQVFQGTIVASGLAICKVIAIGSQTELGKIGKSLDDITEEKTPLQIQIGNFVTKMSLVGLVVFLLVWGINYYNSKIILDSLLKALTLAMSIIPEEIPVAFATFMALGAWRLMKRGIIVKQTKTVETLGSATVICTDKTGTITENKMSLAQWYLLEEDNFNGNDNGNDNGNDNGNDNGNDNGNFNDNKKNKIQLTTNEEELLSLSMWASEPIPFDAMEIALHDAYAKIGIKDERPNYKMVHEYPLSGKPPMMTHLFENTNGDRIIAAKGAPEALIACSSLSENQTNQILDAVRSMSEKGYRVLGVGVTHFTGTDYPKTQQEFLFDFKGLVAFYDPPKANIKEVFETFYKAGIQVKIVTGDNALTTATIANQIGFKNSAKILNGDELMTMDDATLKEKVMETNIFTRMFPEAKLKIIKALKDNNQIVAMTGDGVNDGPALKSAHIGIAMGKKGTEIAKQAANLILIDDDFSKMTEAIAMGRKIYINLKKAIQYIISIHIPIIMIVFIPLVLGWIYPNIFSPVHIIFLEIIMGPTCSIIYENEPMEPNLMNQKPRPFTNTFFNLKEITISIIQGLVITLGLLFIYQYSTKNGLSEDLTRTMVFLTLISANIFLTLANRSFYYSVLTTLKYKNNLVILIIGTTLLITGSLLIIPAFRTFFKFESITLLQIGFSVLIGFVSVVWIEIFKFFRRRKKKKSID; encoded by the coding sequence ATGTCAGCAACAAACGGCTCTATTTCAGGATTAAACAAAGTTGAAGTTGAACAATCCAGAATCAAAAACGGCTTAAATTCCACCGAACACCAAAAAAAAAACAACTTACTTTCTTCCATAATAGAAATGGTTAAAGAACCAATGTTTTTATTACTCTTAACTGCAACCAGTATTTATTTTATCACTGCCGATTTTGGTAACGGAATTTTTATGACAGTAGCAATTTTACTGGTTTCTACCATTTCACTTTATCAAGAATCCAAGAGCCGGAATGCTATTGAAGCCCTGCATAAATTAACGCAACCCAAAAGCAAAGTCATTCGAGATAGTGAACTGATGGAAATACCCTCCGAAGAAATTGTTTTGGGTGATTGTATCCAATGCGAAGAAGGTACCTTTATTCCTGCAGATGGAATCATCATTCAATCGAACGATTTTTCGGTAAACGAATCGATAATTACGGGAGAATCATTAGCGGTTTTTAAAAGCGAAAAAAGTGAAAATAATCAAGTCTTCCAGGGAACAATTGTCGCCTCTGGATTGGCAATCTGCAAAGTAATCGCAATAGGAAGCCAAACAGAATTGGGTAAAATCGGAAAAAGTCTGGATGATATTACCGAAGAGAAAACACCTTTGCAAATTCAGATTGGAAATTTTGTCACCAAAATGTCTCTTGTCGGATTAGTCGTATTCCTATTGGTTTGGGGAATCAATTATTACAATTCAAAAATTATTTTAGACAGTTTATTAAAAGCATTAACCTTGGCGATGAGCATTATACCCGAAGAAATTCCGGTAGCATTTGCCACATTCATGGCTTTGGGCGCTTGGCGATTGATGAAAAGAGGAATCATTGTCAAACAAACAAAAACAGTGGAAACCCTTGGAAGCGCAACCGTGATATGCACAGACAAGACTGGAACTATCACCGAAAACAAAATGAGCCTGGCACAATGGTATTTATTGGAAGAGGACAATTTCAATGGTAATGACAATGGTAATGACAATGGCAATGACAATGGCAATGACAATGGCAATGACAATGGCAATTTCAATGACAATAAAAAAAATAAAATTCAATTAACTACAAACGAAGAAGAATTACTAAGCCTATCCATGTGGGCCAGTGAACCGATTCCTTTTGATGCGATGGAAATTGCTTTACACGATGCTTACGCAAAAATAGGAATCAAAGATGAGCGTCCTAATTACAAAATGGTACATGAATATCCTTTAAGCGGAAAACCGCCAATGATGACCCATCTTTTTGAAAACACAAACGGAGACCGAATCATAGCAGCCAAAGGTGCTCCCGAAGCCTTAATCGCTTGTTCTTCATTATCCGAAAATCAAACCAATCAAATTCTAGATGCAGTCCGATCTATGTCCGAAAAAGGGTATCGAGTTTTGGGAGTTGGCGTAACCCATTTTACGGGAACTGATTATCCAAAAACACAACAAGAATTTTTATTTGATTTTAAAGGGCTTGTCGCCTTTTATGACCCGCCAAAAGCCAATATAAAAGAAGTTTTCGAAACTTTTTATAAGGCCGGAATTCAAGTAAAAATAGTCACGGGAGACAATGCCTTGACGACAGCAACCATTGCTAATCAAATTGGTTTTAAAAACTCTGCAAAAATTTTAAACGGAGACGAACTTATGACGATGGACGATGCTACCTTGAAAGAGAAAGTCATGGAAACTAATATTTTTACTAGAATGTTTCCCGAAGCCAAATTAAAAATCATAAAAGCTTTAAAAGACAACAACCAAATTGTAGCCATGACAGGTGATGGAGTCAATGACGGTCCGGCTTTAAAATCGGCTCATATTGGTATTGCCATGGGAAAAAAAGGAACCGAGATTGCCAAACAAGCAGCGAATTTAATTTTGATCGATGACGATTTTTCCAAAATGACAGAGGCCATAGCCATGGGAAGGAAAATATACATCAATCTAAAAAAAGCCATCCAATACATTATATCCATTCATATTCCTATTATTATGATTGTCTTCATTCCTTTGGTTTTAGGATGGATATATCCCAATATTTTTTCACCCGTTCATATTATTTTCCTGGAAATTATTATGGGACCAACCTGCTCCATAATTTATGAAAACGAACCTATGGAACCCAACCTGATGAATCAAAAGCCGCGTCCTTTTACCAATACTTTTTTCAATCTAAAAGAAATTACAATTAGCATTATTCAAGGACTTGTAATTACGCTTGGACTTCTATTCATTTACCAATACAGCACAAAAAATGGATTATCAGAAGATCTCACCCGAACTATGGTTTTCCTCACATTGATATCAGCTAATATTTTTCTGACACTTGCCAATCGGTCTTTTTATTATTCCGTCTTGACCACTTTAAAATACAAAAACAATTTGGTTATACTTATTATTGGAACAACACTGTTGATAACTGGTTCACTATTAATCATACCAGCATTCAGAACATTTTTCAAATTTGAAAGCATTACGCTTTTACAAATTGGCTTTAGTGTTTTAATTGGATTCGTTTCTGTAGTTTGGATTGAAATTTTTAAGTTTTTCAGAAGAAGAAAAAAAAAGAAATCTATTGACTGA
- a CDS encoding nuclear transport factor 2 family protein, protein MKKILLIVCCFFLIVSCKKEESKGMDKTVATDDTVAKPAEFADPKYAEIGKKTLVAMEKGDMDSWMEIYADSAVYVWNSGDSLVGKPAIASYWKQRRANVIETIKFSDAIFLPIMVNRPQSVEAKGVWLLAWYKTTAKYRKGKEMTQWIHTDYHFDSHDKVDRVIQYIDKAAVNAALPK, encoded by the coding sequence ATGAAAAAAATCCTATTGATTGTTTGTTGTTTTTTCCTAATTGTAAGTTGTAAAAAAGAAGAATCCAAAGGAATGGATAAGACAGTTGCGACTGATGACACAGTTGCAAAACCTGCTGAATTTGCCGATCCTAAATATGCTGAAATAGGCAAGAAAACGCTAGTAGCTATGGAAAAAGGAGACATGGATAGCTGGATGGAAATATATGCCGATAGTGCGGTTTACGTATGGAATAGTGGAGATAGTTTGGTAGGGAAACCAGCAATAGCATCTTATTGGAAACAAAGAAGAGCCAATGTAATTGAAACCATTAAATTCAGTGATGCCATATTTTTGCCTATTATGGTAAATAGACCTCAAAGCGTGGAGGCCAAAGGAGTTTGGTTGCTAGCTTGGTACAAAACAACGGCAAAATATAGAAAAGGAAAAGAAATGACTCAGTGGATACATACGGATTATCATTTTGATTCGCATGATAAGGTGGATCGAGTTATTCAATATATAGATAAAGCTGCTGTAAATGCAGCTCTTCCAAAGTAA
- a CDS encoding dienelactone hydrolase family protein, with the protein MKKLTKEDISQEIFDLYDDYAHNKIERRQFIEKLSLFAIGSITVPSLLSFMTPNYVDSITIKPNDPRIKSEYITYQSPKGGGAIKGLLSQPTETKKKLPGIIVVHENRGLNPYIEDVGRRAALEGFITLAPDALSPLGGYPGNDDAGRELQKKRTREEMLKDFIAAYGYLKSHKDCNGYVGVVGFCFGGWIANMMAVKIPTLSAAIPYYGGQPTAEEAEKITTPIMLHYAGLDTRVNEGWPAYEAILKKNKVENNAYFYPGVNHGFHNNTTPRYDEAAATLSWTRTIDFFKEKLKKK; encoded by the coding sequence ATGAAAAAACTAACCAAGGAAGATATCAGTCAGGAAATTTTTGATCTATATGATGACTATGCCCATAATAAAATTGAGAGAAGGCAATTTATCGAAAAACTGTCCCTGTTTGCAATAGGAAGCATAACTGTACCGTCTCTCCTTAGCTTTATGACTCCCAATTATGTGGATTCTATCACAATCAAACCCAATGATCCAAGAATAAAATCAGAATACATAACCTATCAATCTCCAAAAGGCGGTGGGGCAATCAAAGGACTTTTATCACAACCAACGGAAACCAAAAAAAAATTACCCGGAATCATTGTCGTACACGAGAATCGAGGATTGAATCCCTATATTGAAGATGTAGGAAGAAGAGCGGCTCTGGAAGGCTTCATTACTTTGGCTCCCGATGCACTATCTCCACTGGGAGGTTATCCCGGAAATGATGATGCGGGAAGGGAACTTCAAAAGAAACGCACCCGAGAAGAAATGCTCAAAGACTTTATTGCAGCCTACGGATATCTAAAATCCCATAAAGACTGTAATGGTTATGTAGGTGTTGTTGGATTTTGTTTTGGAGGCTGGATTGCCAATATGATGGCGGTAAAAATCCCGACTTTATCCGCAGCAATTCCGTATTACGGTGGACAACCCACAGCGGAAGAAGCCGAAAAAATAACGACTCCAATTATGCTTCACTATGCCGGTTTAGACACCCGCGTCAATGAGGGATGGCCTGCTTATGAAGCCATTCTCAAAAAGAATAAAGTCGAAAATAATGCTTATTTCTATCCAGGAGTAAACCACGGTTTTCACAACAATACCACTCCTCGATATGATGAAGCCGCTGCTACTTTATCATGGACCCGAACCATTGATTTTTTTAAGGAGAAACTCAAAAAAAAATAA
- a CDS encoding YkgJ family cysteine cluster protein translates to MSIEHKVQLIEELFDRLENEITNFKSETNLHCLTGCGQCCSKPNIDASPLEFLPWAFYLFLNGKAETVLEELNTKTSTFCHLYQSLSTTDNKNGRCTDYKYRGLICRLFGYAASRDKYGELRLNTCKIIKENQQENYNNTEEAISKGLYVPIFSDYYMRLTQIDQRLGITLLPINEALKMAIEEVLHYYAYRPFPGGLENIA, encoded by the coding sequence ATGTCTATAGAACATAAAGTTCAACTGATTGAAGAATTATTTGACCGCCTAGAGAATGAAATAACTAATTTCAAATCAGAAACAAATTTACATTGTCTTACAGGTTGTGGTCAGTGCTGTTCAAAACCAAATATAGACGCTTCGCCTTTAGAATTTTTACCATGGGCCTTTTACTTATTTTTAAATGGAAAAGCCGAAACTGTTTTAGAAGAACTAAATACCAAAACCAGTACTTTTTGTCATTTATACCAATCGCTTTCAACTACAGACAACAAAAACGGCAGATGCACGGACTATAAATACCGTGGATTAATTTGCAGACTTTTTGGCTATGCCGCCAGTAGAGATAAATATGGCGAGCTACGATTAAATACCTGTAAAATCATAAAAGAGAACCAACAGGAAAACTACAACAATACCGAAGAAGCAATTAGCAAAGGATTGTATGTTCCTATTTTTTCGGACTATTATATGCGATTAACGCAAATTGACCAGAGACTTGGAATTACTTTACTTCCCATCAATGAAGCCTTAAAAATGGCTATTGAAGAAGTCCTGCATTATTACGCTTATAGGCCTTTTCCAGGAGGACTTGAAAATATTGCCTAG
- a CDS encoding hydroxymethylglutaryl-CoA lyase: MKAIKIIECPRDAMQGIKAFIPTERKVAYLQSLLRVGFDTIDFGSFVSAKAIPQMQDTAEVLAQLDLSKTTSKLLAIVANLQGATLASEHAAIQYLGFPFSISENFQMRNTHKTIAESLVTLDEILNLADKTNKETVAYLSMGFGNPYGDPWSVEIVAQWTEKLASMGVKILSLSDTVGSSTPEVIDYLFSNLIPQYPQIEFGAHLHTTPDKWLEKIDAAYKGGCRRFDGAIQGFGGCPMATDNLTGNMPTEKLLSYFTVQKENTNCSPMSFESAYNEASKLFGEFH, from the coding sequence ATGAAGGCAATAAAAATTATTGAGTGTCCACGAGACGCGATGCAAGGCATAAAAGCTTTTATTCCTACCGAAAGAAAGGTAGCTTATTTACAATCTTTATTGCGTGTAGGTTTTGATACCATTGATTTTGGGAGTTTTGTTTCGGCGAAAGCCATACCTCAAATGCAAGATACTGCCGAAGTTTTAGCGCAACTTGATTTATCCAAAACAACAAGTAAATTATTGGCTATTGTTGCCAATTTGCAAGGAGCAACACTAGCTTCTGAGCATGCCGCTATTCAATATTTAGGGTTTCCTTTTTCGATTTCCGAGAATTTTCAAATGCGAAATACGCATAAAACAATCGCAGAATCTTTGGTGACCTTAGATGAGATTTTAAATCTAGCAGATAAGACTAATAAAGAAACTGTAGCCTATCTCTCTATGGGTTTTGGAAATCCTTATGGAGATCCTTGGAGTGTCGAAATTGTGGCGCAATGGACTGAAAAATTGGCTTCAATGGGAGTGAAAATTTTATCACTTTCCGATACTGTAGGTAGTTCTACGCCCGAAGTAATTGATTATTTGTTTTCTAATTTGATTCCTCAATATCCTCAAATTGAATTTGGCGCCCATCTCCATACCACACCCGATAAATGGCTTGAGAAAATTGATGCTGCCTATAAGGGAGGCTGTCGTCGTTTTGATGGTGCAATTCAAGGTTTTGGTGGATGTCCCATGGCTACAGATAATTTGACGGGCAATATGCCTACTGAGAAATTACTCTCTTATTTTACGGTTCAAAAAGAAAACACCAATTGCAGTCCAATGAGTTTTGAAAGTGCTTATAATGAAGCTTCTAAATTATTTGGTGAATTTCATTGA
- a CDS encoding glycosyl hydrolase — translation MFKIITFIIIWISSLFCSCLFAQVSPKRGVAYGNHSVSDLNTLKPGISWWYNWSSEPESDVNASYESLGVEFVPMAWGKVNNPDAFIATIKPGAKYLLAFNEPNFNDGSRLTPQEAVDAWPNIEKIASAKGLEIVSASPAYNGPSNYGGYQSPIAWHDEFFRLCPTCKVDYIAFHTYDATSSSVIGVTDGLKKYNIPIWVTEFANRVVQSATEKTNFMKEITTAFENDPDIYRYSWFTCRVPSDWTDMLEGQLLAANSGEIRPIGTAYLNVPYTSKKMNVPGRITANKHYRRRGTGLQNTTDGGTTQNVCFTDAGDWGEYMINVSQSSSYKMTFRVASLIQGKFDISVNGVIVKTDETFEPTGGLQTYTDKIVSGINLPQGENYIKILYKSKFNFNYIDVVDENNLGIHDEILENKSDVFYPNPFTNEATFQIKSKTTEPLFLKIIDMKGTVCFSSNDFHTNQKITIGNHLANGIYAVTAIYGDTQKTFKVIKN, via the coding sequence ATGTTTAAAATAATAACCTTTATCATTATATGGATTAGCTCCTTGTTTTGCAGTTGCCTTTTTGCACAAGTAAGTCCCAAAAGAGGAGTTGCTTATGGGAACCATTCCGTTTCAGATTTGAACACCTTAAAACCAGGAATTTCTTGGTGGTATAATTGGTCTTCCGAACCCGAATCTGATGTAAATGCTAGCTACGAGAGTTTGGGAGTAGAATTTGTACCAATGGCTTGGGGAAAAGTGAACAATCCCGATGCTTTTATTGCAACGATAAAACCCGGAGCTAAATATTTATTGGCCTTTAACGAACCTAACTTCAATGATGGCTCACGATTAACACCCCAAGAAGCAGTTGATGCTTGGCCAAATATTGAAAAGATCGCTTCCGCAAAAGGCTTGGAAATCGTGAGTGCCTCTCCAGCCTACAATGGCCCTTCCAATTATGGCGGATACCAAAGTCCAATTGCCTGGCACGATGAATTCTTTCGCCTTTGCCCAACTTGCAAAGTAGACTATATTGCTTTTCATACTTATGATGCCACATCGAGTTCGGTAATTGGGGTTACTGATGGATTAAAGAAATACAACATCCCTATTTGGGTAACCGAATTTGCCAACAGAGTAGTACAATCAGCTACAGAGAAAACCAATTTCATGAAAGAGATTACAACTGCTTTTGAAAATGACCCTGATATTTATCGCTATTCTTGGTTTACCTGCAGGGTTCCTTCGGATTGGACGGATATGCTGGAAGGGCAATTACTTGCTGCCAATAGTGGAGAAATAAGACCAATAGGAACGGCCTATCTGAATGTCCCATATACTTCCAAAAAAATGAATGTGCCTGGCAGAATTACAGCCAACAAACATTACCGCCGTAGAGGGACTGGTCTGCAAAACACCACCGATGGAGGCACAACCCAAAATGTATGTTTTACGGATGCTGGAGACTGGGGAGAATACATGATAAATGTTAGCCAAAGCAGTTCTTACAAAATGACTTTTCGGGTAGCTTCTTTAATTCAGGGAAAATTTGACATCAGCGTAAATGGCGTGATTGTAAAAACGGACGAAACTTTTGAACCTACTGGAGGATTACAAACCTACACTGACAAAATAGTTTCCGGAATCAACTTGCCACAAGGAGAAAACTACATCAAGATCCTCTATAAATCGAAATTTAATTTTAATTATATTGATGTAGTTGACGAAAACAATCTTGGAATTCATGATGAAATCTTAGAAAACAAATCGGATGTTTTTTATCCAAATCCTTTCACAAACGAAGCCACATTCCAAATTAAAAGTAAAACTACCGAACCACTTTTTCTTAAGATAATTGACATGAAAGGTACGGTTTGTTTTTCCAGCAATGATTTTCATACCAATCAAAAAATAACGATTGGTAACCATTTAGCAAATGGCATTTACGCCGTTACTGCTATTTATGGAGATACACAGAAAACATTCAAAGTAATTAAGAATTAA
- a CDS encoding DUF5723 family protein — MRKITILLCLTVSFYCFSQNKEVLYNFTPQPQSLLLNPGADVKYKWFVGVPLLSGISANVGSTGFDAYSLFANDGVDFTTKVKNVLASTSRNDYVTANQQLEIFTAGFRVGGEESKSYVSFGMYQEFDSFIYIPKDLAILSLYGNKDYIGKSFDLGDLSAKAEVLSVFHVGFNKQLNEKLILGIRGKIYSSIFNATSTHNSGYFYTAQGSNLIYNQVIKSNLQLNTSGGAKYLDENYEGDLATDLRDDIPKKAFLGGNLGLGLDLGLTYYPEKNIQITASLVDIGFISHTKDVVDYTFKGDYTFKGVLTNFNQDGTVDNAYQDFKDAIPFDTIYNKFKTQRPLKFYSSFQYSFEEERQTECNCETDEDSWYRSAVGAQFFAMSTPRAPMMALTAYYRRRLLQGLQMKATYTIDSYSYSNVGLGLTTKIGVVNFYAMADNLLAYRDVSKANALTFQIGFNIISGGSSK; from the coding sequence ATGAGAAAAATAACAATCCTTTTATGTCTGACAGTTTCTTTTTATTGTTTTTCCCAAAATAAAGAAGTTTTATATAATTTCACTCCTCAACCTCAAAGTTTATTACTTAATCCGGGAGCTGATGTAAAATATAAATGGTTCGTTGGAGTCCCATTATTATCTGGAATATCTGCAAATGTGGGTTCAACAGGATTTGATGCCTATAGTTTATTCGCAAATGATGGAGTGGATTTTACTACCAAAGTCAAAAATGTTTTAGCCTCAACCAGCAGAAACGATTATGTGACTGCCAATCAACAACTGGAAATATTTACTGCCGGTTTTAGGGTAGGGGGCGAAGAAAGCAAGTCGTATGTTTCTTTTGGAATGTATCAAGAATTCGATTCCTTTATTTATATTCCAAAAGATTTGGCCATTTTGTCTTTGTATGGTAATAAAGATTATATAGGTAAGTCTTTTGATCTAGGAGATTTGAGTGCAAAAGCGGAAGTGCTCTCTGTCTTTCATGTAGGGTTTAATAAACAGCTTAATGAGAAACTCATACTTGGAATTCGAGGGAAAATTTATTCCAGTATTTTTAATGCAACTTCAACCCATAATTCTGGCTATTTTTATACAGCACAAGGTTCTAATTTAATTTATAATCAAGTCATAAAATCCAATTTACAGCTTAATACTTCAGGTGGGGCCAAGTATTTGGATGAAAATTATGAAGGTGATTTAGCAACTGATTTAAGGGATGATATTCCTAAAAAAGCTTTTCTGGGCGGAAATTTAGGTTTGGGTTTAGATTTAGGACTTACTTATTATCCTGAAAAAAACATCCAGATAACAGCAAGTTTAGTGGATATTGGTTTTATAAGTCACACAAAAGATGTTGTCGATTACACATTCAAAGGTGATTATACTTTTAAGGGAGTTCTTACCAATTTTAATCAAGACGGAACAGTTGATAATGCTTACCAGGATTTCAAAGACGCCATTCCTTTTGATACTATATATAATAAGTTCAAGACTCAAAGGCCTTTGAAATTTTATTCCTCATTTCAATATTCATTTGAAGAAGAAAGGCAAACAGAATGCAATTGTGAAACTGATGAAGATTCTTGGTATCGAAGTGCGGTTGGAGCGCAGTTTTTTGCAATGTCAACCCCTAGAGCTCCTATGATGGCGTTGACGGCTTATTATAGAAGAAGGCTTCTTCAAGGATTGCAAATGAAAGCTACTTACACTATCGACTCGTATTCCTATTCAAACGTCGGTTTGGGGTTGACGACCAAGATTGGGGTAGTTAATTTTTATGCAATGGCTGATAATCTTCTGGCTTACAGGGATGTTTCGAAGGCGAATGCACTCACATTTCAAATAGGATTTAATATAATCTCAGGAGGAAGCAGTAAATAA